GAGCCCGCTGGCGCGGGTACCGGCACTGGAACTGGACGATGGCCGGATGCTCACCGAGACCCGCGCCATCTGCACCTACATGGAGGGCCTGCACCCCGAGCCCAACCTCATGGGGTTTGACGCCACGGAGCGCGCGTTCATTGAAATGGCCGATCGGCGCATCGAGTGGTATTTCCTGATGCCAATCGCCAACTGCATCCGCCACACCCATCCCGGTCTGGCGCCCCTGGAAAAGCCGCAATTTCCTGATTTTGGTCAATCTCAAGGCCAGAAGCTGCGCGACATCGCGCGCTGGCTCGATGGAGAGTTGCAACGGCAACCCTGGGTAGCGGGTGACCGCTTCACCATCGCCGATATCACTGCCTTTGTGGCGCTGGAGTTTGCCAAGCTGATGCGCTTCAATGCGGGGGCGGAAGGGTTTGTCGCCTTGCAGGCGTGGCGGGACCGTGTCGCGGAGCGGCCCAGCTCCAGGGCTTGACAGCCGGTCAAGGCGCCCCGACCAGGGTCGTGCCAAGGGGTGGCTATGATCGCTACATGAGATATTCAAGCTTTCGTGGTCTGGCACTGTTGTCGATGGGTTTATGCACTGGCCAGGCTTCGTTGGCGACCGGAGCGTTGACGGTACCTGAGAGCGATGAGGGTTATCTGATTGGCGCCTCTATGGCATCCTCTTCCAGCCATGTGGGCAATGCCAAAGCACAGTACACGCTCAAGCCCATGTGGGCCTTTCAGCTGGGCTCTGTGCGGGTGTCCCGTTCGCGCGCATCCAGCTTGATGAGCGCGGGCAGGGAAAAGCTTGAAACGGGTCTCAGCGCCGACTTCGACCTGCTTAGCGATTGGCGCCTGGGTGCTTCCTTGCGTGTGGACAATGGGCGAAGTTTTGATGCGGACCCCAAGCTGGCGGGCCTTCCCGACGTGCGCACGACCTTGCGCGCACGCCTGTCCGTCAGCCGACCCCTGGGGCCGCGCTGGAGCTGGAGATCGTCTATTGATCAAGACATTCTGGGCCGCGCGGGCGGGCTTCGTTTGAGCCAGGGGTTTGGGTATCGCTGGCGCGTATCCGAAAACACCCATTGGGACTTGTCGACGTCAACCACGTGGGGTAACGGGCGGTATTTGCAGACCCAATACGGCATCAGTTCTGCATCTGCCATGGACACCGGCCGCACGCCTTACCTGCTGGGCAGTGGCTGGGAGAGTTTCCGAACCAGCGTGCAGTTCACCCATGCCATCAGCGAAAACTGGGTCACTTTTGGTGGCCTTGATTTGTCGCAACTGCTGCGCGGCGCAGCCCATAGCCCATTGGTGGGCCGGGTCACAACCCATGGTTTGAGTGTGGGGCTGGCCTACCGCAGCAGATGACCCTCCGCGCCGCGATGGATGATCTCTCCCCGCGCCGCCTTCGGCGTCACCCCCGGGGGGCGGCACTGGCGGCCCGGCAGGGCCGGTTCCGCGGTGCCCTTGGCTGTGAGCCTTTCGCTCGTTGTTGATTTGGTCCCGGCTAGGCTTGTCAGCGGTTGAGCAAGCGGGCCAGGTACTTGCCGGTGTGGCTGGCTTCATTGGCTGCCAGATCTTCGGGGGTGCCTTGGCCGACCACGGTGCCGCCGCCAGCCCCGCCTTCAGGCCCCATGTCGATCAGCCAGTCTGCCGTTTTGATGACATCCAGGTTGTGTTCGATCACGACGATGGTGTTGCCGGCGTCGCGCAGTTGGTGCAGCACTTTGAGCAGCAGCTCGATGTCGGCAAAGTGCAGGCCGGTGGTGGGTTCGTCAAGGATGTAGAGGGTGCGGCCCGTGTCGCGTTTGCTCAGCTCCAGCGCGAGTTTGACGCGCTGGGCTTCACCGCCTGAGAGCGTGGTCGCGCTCTGGCCGAGCTGGATGTAGGTCAGACCCACGTCCATCAGGGTTTGCAGCTTGCGGTGCAGCGTGGGCACTGCGCCGAAGAAGGCGTAGGCCTGCTCCACCGTCATGTTCAGAATTTGAGCGATGTTCTTGCCCTTGTATTGCACGTCCAGTGTTTCGCGGTTGTAGCGCTGGCCGTTGCAGACTTCGCAAGGCACATAGACATCCGGCAAAAAGTGCATCTCCACCTTGACCACGCCGTCGCCCTGGCAGGCCTCACAGCGGCCTCCGGCCACGTTGAAGCTGAAGCGGCCAGGGCCGTAGCCGCGTTCGCGTGAGGCGGGCACTTCCGCCATCAGCTCGCGAATGCCGGTGAACAGGCCGGTGTAGGTGGCCGGGTTGCTGCGCGGCGTGCGGCCGATGGGGCTTTGATCGACGTTGATGACCTTGTCGAAGTGTTCGATACCTTCGATGGCATCGTGTGCGGCGGGTTCGTCGTGTGAGCGGTAGAGCGTGCGCGCCACAGCCGCATACAGCGTGTCGTTCACCAAGGTTGATTTGCCTGAGCCGGATACACCGGTCACGCAGGTGAGCAAGCCCACGGGGAAGGCCACGCTGACGTTTTTCAGGTTGTGGCCGCTGGCGCCCACCACGCGGATTTCCTGCAGCTCGCCTAGCGTTGCCATGTGGGCCGCTTCGCGTGCTGCGCGGCGTTCGGCGGCGGGGCTGGGTGCGAAGCGGGCTTTGGCTGGCGCCACGTAGGCTTTGGTTTTGACCACAGGCAACCAGGGAGTTCGCTTTTTGGGTACGGCAATCTCGCGCGCGCCGCTCAGATATTCACCCGTGAGTGAGCCTGCCGTCGCCATCACTTCGGCGCAGGTGCCCTGGGCCATCACATGGCCGCCATGCACGCCCGCGCCCGGACCCATGTCGATCACATGGTCGGCGCAACGGATCATGTCTTCGTCGTGTTCGACCACCAGCACCGTGTTGCCCAGATCGCGCAGGTGCTGCAGGGTGGCGATCAGGCGGTCGTTGTCGCGCTGGTGCAGACCGATGCTGGGCTCATCCAGCACATACATCACACCTGTCAGGCCGCTGCCGATCTGGCTCGCCAGGCGAATGCGCTGGGCTTCGCCGCCCGACAGGGTGTCGGCGCTGCGGTCCAGGCTCAGGTAGTTCAGGCCCACGTCGTTCAGGAATTTCAGCCGCTGGCGGATTTCGTTGATCACGCGCGCAGCGATGTCGCCCTTGGCGCCAGACAAGTGCAGCTTGCTGAAATAGGCGAGCGATTCGCCCAGGGTGATGTGGCTGATCTTGTAGATCGGTTGGCGCTGTTCACCCTCGCCCACGAACACATGGCGCGCTTCCTTGCGCAGGCGGGTGCCATGGCAATCGGGGCAAGACTGGGTGGCGCGGTAACGCGCGAGCTCTTCGCGCACATGGGCGCTGTCGGTCTCTCGGTAGCGGCGCTCGAAGTTGCGGATGATGCCTTCGAACGGGTGCTTCTTGTTGATCTTCTTGCCCGCTCGCTCGCCCGATTCCAGCGCGTAGCTGAACTTGATGTCTTCTTCGCCCGAACCGTAGAGCAGCGCCTGCTGCACCGCTTCGGGAAGCGCTTCCCAGGGGCCTTCGGCATCGAATTTGTAGTGGGCCGCCAGGCTTTCGATCATGGCGAAGTAGTAGCCGTTGCGCCGGTCCCATCCCTTGATGGCACCGCTGGCCAGACTCAACGAAGGGAAGGCCACCACGCGCGCCGGGTCAAACACCTCGGTGTGGCCCAGGCCGTCGCAGCTGGGGCAAGCACCCATGGGCGAGTTGAACGAAAACAGACGGGGCTCCAGCTCGCCCACGCTGTGGCTGCACAGGGGGCAGGAGAACTTGGCGGAGAAGCCTTGCTCGGCGCCGGTGTCCATGTCCACCGTCAGCGCGCGGCCTTCGGCCAGGCGCAGGGCCGCTTCAAAACTCTCGGCCAGGCGCTGGCGCAAGGGGTTGGAAGCATTGGGCCCCCGCGCTCCACCGCTGCGCGGGTCGTTGCCCCCCGAGGGGGCCGCGCCGTCTTGGGGCGGCGCTGCGACGTCACTGTCTTCTTCCGCTTCGTCGTGGGCGCGCACCTTGATGCGGTCCACCACCACATCGATGTTGTGTTTTTCGGTCTTTTTCAGCGCTGGCAGGTTTTCCGCTTCGACCACTTCGCCATTGAGCCGGAAGCGCACGTAGCCTTGCGCCTGCATGTCGGCAAACAGGTCGAGAAATTCGCCCTTTTTCTCGCGCGCCACGGGCGCCACGATCAGCAGCTTGGTGCCTTCGGGCATGGCCAGCACCGTGTCCACCATCTGCGCCACACTTTGCGCCGCCAGCGGCAGATCGTGGTCGGGGCAATGCGGCGTACCGGCGCGGGCATAGAGCAGGCGCAGGTAGTCGTGGATCTCGGTGACCGTGCCCACGGTAGAGCGGGGGTTGTGGCTGGTGGCCTTTTGTTCGATGGCGATCGCGGGCGACAGGCCTTCGATCAGGTCCACATCGGGTTTGTCCATCAGTTGCAGAAACTGCCGTGCGTAGGCCGAGAGGCTTTCCACATAACGGCGCTGGCCTTCGGCGTACAGCGTGTCAAACGCCAGGCTCGATTTGCCTGAACCCGACAGCCCGGTGATCACCACCAGCGCATGCTTGGGAATGTCGAGATCGATGTTTTTGAGGTTGTGCGTGCGCGCCCCGCGCACAGAAAGGCTGCTGCCGCGTGGAGGAAGTGTGGCGTTGGTGGCCGAAGGCGGGACGGGCAAAGGTGGCAGATTCTGGTTCAAGGCGGGGGTCCCGGCTGTAGCGGGTGGCGTGAAATGGGCAACCTGACATGATAAGCCGGGATGGTTGCAGGGCCTACCCCATGGCGGGTAGACCTTGACTTGCAGTGGCGGGCCGGGCCTCAGCTTCGGCGAGGGCGCAGCACCATGGCCATGAGCAGGCCGAGTGAAACCAGCATCAACCCGGTCAACTGGGGCGGGGTGGGCCACTCACCCGTCACGGGGATGCCAATGAGAATGGTGGCCGCCGGCACCAGGGCGGGGAAAATGCCAGCCCGCGCCGCGCCGAGCAGTTCGGCGGCCCGGGTGAAGCAGACCACGGCCACCACACCGGCAAGCACCCCCTGAATCAGTACCTGGATGAGCAGATCGGCGATGGGCATGGCGCCGATGCGGCTCAGATCCTGGGTCAGCAGGTACACCGGGATGATGAACAGGGCCGACACCGCCGAAATGGCCGCAGTGGCTGGCAGCGCTTTGACCCGCCAAAGGTTGGTCAATACCGTGAAGCTGGCCCACAGCAGGCCGGCGAAGGCAAACATGGCGTCGCCGAGCGGTGCCTGGCTGGTGCCCTCGAACAGGCCGGGCCCTGCGATCACGGCCAGTCCCACGACCATCACGCCGATGCCAAGCAGGCGCGCACGGGGCGGCCGGTCGCGCAGCACCCAGGCGGCCAGCGCGGTGGTGCCCATCATGGCAAAAGCCGGCTGGATCACGGCGCCGTGGGCCAGAGGCGTGAAGGCATAGCCTCCGGCGCCCAGCAAGATAAAGAGCGGACCGACCAGCACCGCCAGTGCAATGCCCTTGGGCCAGCCGACACCTGCCAGCGTGCGCGGCTGGTGCAGCAACAGCCAGGGCAACACGACCAGACCTGCACTCCCGTACCGGAACAGGGCGAAGTCCATGGCCGCAAGTCCCTGGGTCATGCCCGCGCGGGCGAAGGCCAGCGAGCTGCCCCAGATCAACACCGCCCCCAACCCGAACAGTAGGCCTTTGACGGGGTCGGACAAACCTGTTCTTTGTTCGGGCTCGGTGGCGATTTCGGTCATGCCGAGGGTCCTTGAAGAAACACTTGGCAGAGCAACCTGTCTGTGCGTGGGGATGTGGGCAACCAGATCGGGGCGCCGTGGCGTGGTGCGTGGGGCAACCAACCTGCTGTGGGCGGATGCCCTGAATCGGTCAATGATGCCCGACCTTGCCCTCGCACAGGTGTCGCGTGCGATCATTTGCCAGGCATGGCAGTCCGCTATGGGGTGCCGACCGTTATGAGGTGGGCTTGTTCAAGCCGGCTTGGGACGGGTGATGCGTCTGGCTAGGGCCATGCCCGGCGCTTCGACCAACCGGTGCATCACAGCGGCGCAGAGCGCGATCAGCAGGCCAATCACCACCAGGTTTGCGGCGCCCAGCCCCCCAAACTTGTGATGGCAGTAGACGATGATGGGGAAATGCAACAGGTAGATGGAATACGAGACCTTGCCCGTCCAGGCCAGGGGTGCGATTTCAAACGCGGGCAGCCCCAGGACGGCCAGCATGAAGGCGGCCATGCCCAATCCCGAAATCAGGAGGGAAAAGGGTGTGAGCCCTATGTAGACCGGCAAAAGGGCGAGCAATGCGAGCGACACGGCCCATGGCAACCACTTGGGCACGGAGGCCAGGCGATCACGGTAGAAATAGAGCAGTGCGCCCCAGCCGAAGTGCAGAGCTTGAGCCGGGAAGCCGGCTTGGACAAACAACTGGATCTGGCCAGGCGTGTGGGGGCGTTGAATTTCGGAAAAGCGCTGGGCAAAGAGCGCATCGAGCCGACCCGTGGAAGCCAGCCATGTCCAGCTGGCAGACACGGCAAGCAAAATGAGCAGCACGGCCCAAGGGCGCTTTCGGCCGACCCAGACGATCAATGGTGCGAGCAGGTACCACAGAACTTCGATCGTGAGCGTCCAGCTGACACTGAGCACGTCAAAGTCAATCAAGGCCACAGGGTCGAGCTGTTGCAGGTTGAGCAGGTTCAACAGGAAGGCAATTGGATTGTCTTGGACTTGGGCCCAGGCGATGCGCCGCCCGACAAAGCCCACGAACAGGTACGCGACCCAGTAGGCGGGGAAAATGCGCAAGATGCGGTGCCACGCATAGCTGCCCAGCGGATGCCGCGATGCGCTGTCGGCAATCAGGTAGCC
This region of Hydrogenophaga crassostreae genomic DNA includes:
- a CDS encoding glutathione S-transferase family protein; this encodes MKLFVSPRAPSPRRVLMFLVEKNINGLDLVNVDLNAQEHKQAAYLAKSPLARVPALELDDGRMLTETRAICTYMEGLHPEPNLMGFDATERAFIEMADRRIEWYFLMPIANCIRHTHPGLAPLEKPQFPDFGQSQGQKLRDIARWLDGELQRQPWVAGDRFTIADITAFVALEFAKLMRFNAGAEGFVALQAWRDRVAERPSSRA
- a CDS encoding MipA/OmpV family protein, encoding MASSSSHVGNAKAQYTLKPMWAFQLGSVRVSRSRASSLMSAGREKLETGLSADFDLLSDWRLGASLRVDNGRSFDADPKLAGLPDVRTTLRARLSVSRPLGPRWSWRSSIDQDILGRAGGLRLSQGFGYRWRVSENTHWDLSTSTTWGNGRYLQTQYGISSASAMDTGRTPYLLGSGWESFRTSVQFTHAISENWVTFGGLDLSQLLRGAAHSPLVGRVTTHGLSVGLAYRSR
- a CDS encoding excinuclease ABC subunit UvrA, producing MPVPPSATNATLPPRGSSLSVRGARTHNLKNIDLDIPKHALVVITGLSGSGKSSLAFDTLYAEGQRRYVESLSAYARQFLQLMDKPDVDLIEGLSPAIAIEQKATSHNPRSTVGTVTEIHDYLRLLYARAGTPHCPDHDLPLAAQSVAQMVDTVLAMPEGTKLLIVAPVAREKKGEFLDLFADMQAQGYVRFRLNGEVVEAENLPALKKTEKHNIDVVVDRIKVRAHDEAEEDSDVAAPPQDGAAPSGGNDPRSGGARGPNASNPLRQRLAESFEAALRLAEGRALTVDMDTGAEQGFSAKFSCPLCSHSVGELEPRLFSFNSPMGACPSCDGLGHTEVFDPARVVAFPSLSLASGAIKGWDRRNGYYFAMIESLAAHYKFDAEGPWEALPEAVQQALLYGSGEEDIKFSYALESGERAGKKINKKHPFEGIIRNFERRYRETDSAHVREELARYRATQSCPDCHGTRLRKEARHVFVGEGEQRQPIYKISHITLGESLAYFSKLHLSGAKGDIAARVINEIRQRLKFLNDVGLNYLSLDRSADTLSGGEAQRIRLASQIGSGLTGVMYVLDEPSIGLHQRDNDRLIATLQHLRDLGNTVLVVEHDEDMIRCADHVIDMGPGAGVHGGHVMAQGTCAEVMATAGSLTGEYLSGAREIAVPKKRTPWLPVVKTKAYVAPAKARFAPSPAAERRAAREAAHMATLGELQEIRVVGASGHNLKNVSVAFPVGLLTCVTGVSGSGKSTLVNDTLYAAVARTLYRSHDEPAAHDAIEGIEHFDKVINVDQSPIGRTPRSNPATYTGLFTGIRELMAEVPASRERGYGPGRFSFNVAGGRCEACQGDGVVKVEMHFLPDVYVPCEVCNGQRYNRETLDVQYKGKNIAQILNMTVEQAYAFFGAVPTLHRKLQTLMDVGLTYIQLGQSATTLSGGEAQRVKLALELSKRDTGRTLYILDEPTTGLHFADIELLLKVLHQLRDAGNTIVVIEHNLDVIKTADWLIDMGPEGGAGGGTVVGQGTPEDLAANEASHTGKYLARLLNR
- a CDS encoding DMT family transporter: MTEIATEPEQRTGLSDPVKGLLFGLGAVLIWGSSLAFARAGMTQGLAAMDFALFRYGSAGLVVLPWLLLHQPRTLAGVGWPKGIALAVLVGPLFILLGAGGYAFTPLAHGAVIQPAFAMMGTTALAAWVLRDRPPRARLLGIGVMVVGLAVIAGPGLFEGTSQAPLGDAMFAFAGLLWASFTVLTNLWRVKALPATAAISAVSALFIIPVYLLTQDLSRIGAMPIADLLIQVLIQGVLAGVVAVVCFTRAAELLGAARAGIFPALVPAATILIGIPVTGEWPTPPQLTGLMLVSLGLLMAMVLRPRRS
- a CDS encoding acyltransferase family protein, giving the protein MTQPRHTAHFDHLRGLAIVGVLVHHVHVHTGMGIPYLNTYGGLLGVQLFFVLSGYLIADSASRHPLGSYAWHRILRIFPAYWVAYLFVGFVGRRIAWAQVQDNPIAFLLNLLNLQQLDPVALIDFDVLSVSWTLTIEVLWYLLAPLIVWVGRKRPWAVLLILLAVSASWTWLASTGRLDALFAQRFSEIQRPHTPGQIQLFVQAGFPAQALHFGWGALLYFYRDRLASVPKWLPWAVSLALLALLPVYIGLTPFSLLISGLGMAAFMLAVLGLPAFEIAPLAWTGKVSYSIYLLHFPIIVYCHHKFGGLGAANLVVIGLLIALCAAVMHRLVEAPGMALARRITRPKPA